Proteins encoded together in one Schumannella luteola window:
- a CDS encoding M20/M25/M40 family metallo-hydrolase: MADELEDTARIARDLIRFDTSNYGSGKSNGENDAAEYLEAELRSLGLEPQLFDAAPGRTSVIARVEGADPSRPALVLHGHTDVVPADPANWTVDPFGGEVRDGLLWGRGAVDMKDMDAMMITALRDLHEAGERPARDVIVAYFSDEENGGVFGAHHLVDQHPELFAGASEAISEVGGYSIDVAGRRAYLLQTGEKALLWIKLIARGTAAHGSRVVRDNAVTRLAEAVAALGRTEWPVELTGTTEELLAELAKLHGVDPATTDAEELLRLTGTGAGFLHGALRVTSNPTVLDAGYKHNVVPDRAEALVDIRTLPGDEDKVLAEVQRIVGADIEIEILHRDVGLENPFAGRLVEDMSAALRRADPEAAVLPYLLSGGTDNKALSKLGIAGYGFAPLQLGSDLDFPAMFHGVDERVPLSALTFGRRVLGDLLRNC; encoded by the coding sequence ATGGCCGACGAGCTCGAGGACACCGCCCGCATCGCCCGTGATCTGATCCGGTTCGACACCTCGAACTACGGCTCGGGCAAGTCGAACGGGGAGAACGACGCGGCAGAGTACCTGGAGGCCGAGCTGCGCTCGCTCGGACTCGAGCCGCAGCTCTTCGACGCCGCCCCGGGGCGCACGAGCGTGATCGCCCGCGTCGAGGGCGCCGATCCGTCCCGACCGGCGCTCGTGCTGCACGGGCACACCGACGTGGTGCCCGCCGATCCCGCGAACTGGACGGTCGATCCCTTCGGCGGCGAGGTGCGCGATGGGCTGCTGTGGGGCCGCGGCGCGGTCGACATGAAGGACATGGACGCGATGATGATCACCGCGCTGCGCGACCTGCACGAGGCGGGGGAGCGCCCGGCGCGCGACGTGATCGTGGCCTACTTCTCCGATGAGGAGAACGGCGGCGTCTTCGGTGCGCACCATCTGGTGGATCAGCATCCCGAGCTCTTCGCCGGGGCGAGCGAGGCGATCAGCGAGGTCGGCGGCTACTCGATCGACGTCGCCGGCCGCCGCGCCTATCTGCTGCAGACGGGGGAGAAGGCCCTGCTCTGGATCAAGCTCATCGCCCGCGGAACCGCGGCGCACGGCTCGCGCGTCGTGCGCGACAACGCGGTCACCCGCCTGGCCGAGGCGGTCGCGGCGCTGGGCCGCACGGAGTGGCCGGTCGAGCTGACCGGCACGACGGAGGAGCTGCTCGCCGAGCTGGCGAAGCTGCACGGCGTCGACCCGGCGACGACGGATGCCGAGGAGCTGCTGCGTCTGACCGGCACGGGGGCGGGATTCCTGCACGGCGCCCTGCGCGTGACCTCGAATCCGACTGTGCTCGACGCCGGCTACAAGCACAACGTGGTGCCCGACCGCGCCGAGGCGCTCGTCGACATCCGCACCCTGCCCGGCGACGAGGACAAGGTGCTCGCCGAGGTGCAGCGCATCGTCGGTGCCGACATCGAGATCGAGATCCTGCACCGCGACGTCGGCCTCGAGAACCCCTTCGCCGGCCGCCTGGTCGAGGACATGTCGGCGGCGCTGCGCCGGGCCGACCCCGAGGCGGCCGTGCTGCCGTACCTGCTCAGCGGCGGCACCGACAACAAGGCGCTGTCGAAGCTCGGCATCGCCGGCTACGGCTTCGCACCGCTGCAGCTCGGCTCCGACCTCGACTTCCCGGCGATGTTCCACGGCGTCGACGAGCGGGTTCCTCTGAGTGCTCTCACGTTCGGGCGGCGGGTTCTGGGCGACCTCCTGCGCAACTGCTGA
- a CDS encoding VOC family protein produces the protein MLKIRTFVWGVTDMSRAVAFWTAALDYEVKPGSDGEWTVLIPRDGEALPRFALQLATSERPRRHHLDLQPDDAEVEIARLIALGATRVDDWRYEDDADYTVLRDPEGNTFCVLDD, from the coding sequence ATGCTGAAGATCAGGACCTTCGTCTGGGGCGTCACCGACATGAGCCGGGCGGTCGCCTTCTGGACCGCCGCACTCGACTACGAGGTCAAGCCGGGATCCGACGGCGAGTGGACCGTGCTCATCCCGCGCGACGGCGAGGCCCTGCCGCGCTTCGCCCTGCAGCTCGCCACCTCCGAGAGGCCGCGTCGGCATCACCTCGACCTGCAGCCCGACGACGCCGAGGTGGAGATCGCACGCCTGATCGCCCTCGGCGCGACCCGCGTCGACGACTGGCGCTACGAGGACGACGCCGACTACACGGTTCTGCGCGACCCCGAGGGCAACACCTTCTGCGTTCTCGACGACTGA
- a CDS encoding DNA polymerase Y family protein, producing MRFRPAGFLAEPDTVDDGDRLLVLWAPDWPVIAHARAERVSESAPVALVERGEVLACSRAARDEGVRRGLRQREAQSRCPGLRVLRYDSSLDARAFEPIIAGLEQLLPAVHPIRPGMLAVAARGPARFYGGEKAAALALLGALRELGVADGRAGIAEGLFAATLAARSTRPGQPTLVVPEGRSADFLAPLPVRLLESSELGVLLPRLGVHDLGSFAALQPHDVAARFGAEGARLHTLARGRDSRPATPRTPPRDATAVLDFEPALDRVDQVAFAVRTAADEIVTTLLEQKLVCTALRIVFEGEEGEQSDRLWLHPRFFQATEIVDRVRWQLSGALRSDERRHDPDAAGELRSAVARVRIEPETVDAAGSHERGLFGSGPEEGVHSGLSRVQGLVGHRGVLTATPTGGRSPGERQTPVAWGDRAVVTRDRARPWPGRLPDPAPATVYEMPRELRVQDATGREVSVSARGVISAPPAALVAPGGERLDVSSWAGPWPLDERWWDARAARRAHRFQMVDGSGGAWLLVLDERGWWAEGRYD from the coding sequence ATGCGCTTCCGACCAGCCGGCTTCCTCGCCGAGCCCGACACCGTCGATGACGGCGATCGGCTGCTCGTGCTCTGGGCGCCCGACTGGCCGGTGATCGCCCACGCCCGCGCCGAGCGCGTCTCCGAGAGCGCACCCGTCGCGCTGGTCGAGCGGGGCGAGGTGCTGGCCTGCTCGCGTGCCGCCCGTGACGAGGGCGTGCGGCGGGGGCTGCGGCAGCGCGAGGCGCAGTCGCGGTGCCCGGGGCTGCGGGTGCTGCGCTACGACTCCTCGCTGGATGCGCGCGCCTTCGAGCCGATCATCGCCGGGCTCGAGCAGCTGCTGCCGGCCGTGCACCCGATCCGCCCCGGCATGCTCGCCGTGGCGGCGCGCGGGCCCGCCCGCTTCTACGGCGGCGAGAAGGCGGCGGCTCTCGCGCTGCTCGGCGCGCTGCGCGAGCTCGGCGTGGCCGACGGCCGTGCCGGCATCGCCGAGGGGCTGTTCGCCGCGACGCTCGCGGCGCGGTCGACACGCCCCGGCCAGCCGACGCTCGTCGTGCCGGAGGGCCGTTCGGCCGACTTCCTCGCACCGCTGCCGGTGCGTCTGCTCGAGTCGTCCGAGCTGGGTGTCCTGCTGCCGCGACTCGGTGTTCACGACCTGGGCTCCTTCGCGGCGCTGCAGCCGCACGACGTCGCGGCGCGCTTCGGCGCCGAGGGCGCCCGCCTGCACACTCTCGCGCGCGGACGGGATTCCCGCCCCGCGACGCCCCGCACGCCGCCGCGCGACGCCACGGCGGTGCTCGACTTCGAGCCCGCACTCGATCGGGTCGACCAGGTCGCCTTCGCCGTGCGCACCGCCGCCGATGAGATCGTCACCACGCTGCTCGAGCAGAAGCTCGTCTGCACCGCGCTGCGCATCGTGTTCGAGGGCGAGGAGGGCGAGCAGAGCGATCGGCTCTGGCTGCACCCCCGCTTCTTCCAGGCGACCGAGATCGTCGACCGGGTGCGCTGGCAGCTCAGCGGCGCGCTGCGCAGCGACGAGCGGCGTCACGACCCGGACGCGGCGGGAGAGCTGCGCAGCGCCGTCGCGCGCGTGCGCATCGAGCCCGAGACCGTCGACGCCGCGGGCAGTCACGAGCGCGGGCTGTTCGGCTCGGGCCCGGAGGAGGGCGTGCACTCGGGCCTGTCGCGGGTGCAGGGCCTGGTCGGGCACCGCGGGGTGCTGACCGCGACACCCACGGGCGGCCGCTCCCCCGGCGAACGGCAGACCCCGGTCGCCTGGGGTGATCGCGCGGTCGTGACCCGCGATCGCGCGCGTCCCTGGCCGGGACGGCTGCCCGATCCCGCGCCGGCGACCGTCTACGAGATGCCGCGCGAGCTGCGTGTGCAGGATGCGACGGGTCGCGAGGTCAGCGTGAGCGCACGCGGGGTGATCAGCGCGCCTCCCGCCGCTCTGGTCGCCCCGGGCGGGGAGCGACTCGACGTGAGCTCGTGGGCCGGCCCCTGGCCGCTCGACGAGCGCTGGTGGGATGCGCGCGCCGCCCGGCGCGCGCATCGCTTCCAGATGGTCGACGGGTCCGGCGGCGCCTGGCTGCTCGTGCTCGACGAACGCGGCTGGTGGGCGGAGGGGCGCTATGACTGA